Proteins from one Salarias fasciatus chromosome 14, fSalaFa1.1, whole genome shotgun sequence genomic window:
- the LOC115400050 gene encoding F-box only protein 40 encodes MDLVNQAEIADFIKAPPARMWWHQCQHRTRPPPVRSTQRSVGHHRHCDKCYNLHCQVPVQVSVSCMVLKCRKSCGASFHMCKQEEHQLLCPNEVVPCLNAESGCALTMRRHMLAKHLEVCPASVVCCSQEWNRFPVSETDLIFYKNVSENMDDDLDVGLALRDQDLLFQSIKMKKLFPELMADEPKLQDISPDVTCPAEEASCSFDRGEITEQKEKELSQEERDALARSRDVTGIQKYSSWEKIFSKEKEGCKQVAETLNKEEKETEMEQESSNSLSRRASAQEDSSASGATGLAPWQDGVLERLGKEVNVAEYNMYLVHNGVMLINFGQLAACTPRDKDFVYGNLEPIEVKTIRTFTVPKSYRAKRSHLKDPARKTTITHQSVDTADLGVSLDDLPKCEEISTTLLCCLEKELKGHLISESTSTDGFYVDIGTQTYSFPSAPFRADASLADVIAGRPRGLHMHVGVESVTRRHNKTSSAFSYMCGSFFRRDEYRSHFRNVHCDIQASLNGWFQQRCPLAYLGCTFTLSRFGPAGHEAGIKYCKDVNSLTLRPQAACPPCEGGKTFSPLKDGAHSMDPLSRLPLEILQHIAGYLDSLALSQLSQVSHLMREVCATLLQERGMVSIKWEKKALSDGRSSWMCSKKVWKFSSVFSSVDRWRFVDAPSMSDHLKTCPFYQREERSDPVALACLGEVRDKQKELKRAR; translated from the exons ATGGACCTGGTGAACCAGGCAGAGATCGCAGACTTCATCAAAGCCCCCCCGGCACGAATGTGGTGGCATCAGTGCCAGCATCGCACACGACCCCCACCT GTGAGGAGCACACAGAGATCCGTGGGCCACCACCGGCACTGCGACAAGTGTTACAACCTCCACTGCCAGGTCCCGGTGCAGGTCTCCGTTTCATGCATGGTCCTCAAGTGCCGTAAAAGCTGTGGAGCGTCCTTCCACATGTGCAAACAAGAGGAGCACCAGCTCCTGTGTCCCAACGAGGTGGTCCCCTGCCTGAATGCAGAGAGCGGCTGCGCCCTCACCATGCGCCGCCACATGCTGGCCAAACACCTGGAGGTCTGTCCTGCCAGCGTGGTCTGCTGCTCTCAGGAGTGGAACCGCTTTCCTGTTTCCGAAACGGATCTGATATTTTACAAGAATGTCTCTGAAAACATGGACGATGACCTGGATGTCGGGTTGGCTCTCAGGGACCAAGACCTGCTGTTTCAGtccatcaaaatgaaaaagcttTTCCCTGAGTTGATGGCAGATGAGCCAAAGCTTCAGGATATTTCTCCTGATGTGACCTGCCCTGCAGAAGAAGCGTCCTGTTCCTTCGATCGTGGTGAGATAacagaacagaaagaaaaggagctcAGTCAAGAGGAGAGAGACGCGTTGGCAAGGAGCAGGGATGTGACAGGTATTCAAAAGTATAGCTCATGGGAGAAAATATTCAGTAAAGAAAAGGAGGGATGCAAGCAAGTGGCCGAGACTCTGAataaagaggagaaggagacagaAATGGAACAAGAGTCATCAAACAGTCTGAGCAGACGAGCTTCAGCCCAGGAAGACAGCTCTGCGTCTGGAGCAACCGGTCTGGCGCCGTGGCAAGACGGGGTCCTGGAAAGGCTGGGCAAAGAAGTCAACGTCGCAGAGTATAACATGTATCTCGTGCACAACGGGGTCATGCTGATTAACTTTGGCCAACTGGCCGCCTGCACACCAAGAGATAAGGACTTTGTTTATGGGAATCTGGAGCCCATCGAGGTCAAGACCATCCGCACCTTCACCGTTCCTAAGAGCTATCGAGCAAAGCGCAGTCATCTGAAAGACCCGGCCCGCAAAACCACCATCACACACCAAAGTGTCGACACCGCAGATCTGGGTGTGTCACTCGATGACCTTCCAAAGTGTGAAGAGATTAGCACGACTCTACTCTGCTGTCTGGaaaaggagctgaagggacattTAATCTCAGAGAGCACGTCAACAGACGGCTTTTATGTCGATATAGGAACACAAACATACAGCTTTCCCTCTGCCCCCTTCAGGGCAGACGCTTCCCTGGCCGATGTCATAGCGGGCAGGCCGAGGGGTCTACACATGCACGTCGGAGTGGAATCCGTCACCAgaagacacaacaaaacaagttCGGCCTTCAGCTACATGTGTGGCAGCTTCTTCCGCCGTGATGAGTACCGCTCTCATTTCAGGAATGTGCACTGTGACATCCAGGCCTCCCTGAACGGCTGGTTCCAGCAGCGCTGCCCCTTGGCGTACCTCGGCTGTACTTTCACCCTGTCGAGGTTTGGCCCCGCGGGTCATGAAGCTGGAATCAAATACTGCAAAGATGTCAACAGCTTAACACTCCGACCCCAAGCCGCCTGCCCGCCCTGCGAAGGGGGGAAAACCTTCAGCCCTCTGAAAGACGGTGCGCATAGCATGGACCCCCTGAGCCGGCTGCCTCTAGAGATCCTCCAGCACATCGCCGGCTACCTCGACAGCCTCGCACTGTCTCAGCTGTCTCAGGTCTCCCATCTGATGAGAGAAGTGTGTGCCACGCTGTTGCAGGAAAGGGGGATGGTCTCGATCAAGTGGGAGAAGAAAGCGCTCTCCGATGGGAGAAGTTCCTGGATGTGTTCCAAGAAA gtCTGGAAATTCAGCTCCGTGTTTTCCTCTGTGGACAGATGGAGATTTGTCGATGCTCCTTCCATGTCAGATCACCTGAAAACTTGTCCGTTCTACCAGAGAGAGGAGCGCAGCGACCCCGTGGCTTTGGCCTGCCTGGGAGAGGTcagagacaaacagaaagagCTGAAGCGAGCGAGATGA
- the ttc36 gene encoding tetratricopeptide repeat protein 36, with protein MASAHDRAVLQAIFNPTSPFGDVPGLDLEEELIDDDSGFDTELLKQVRELEVRGVSAAEAGDLQGALQLFSQAIHILPERASAYNNRAQALRLLGDTAGALADLDRAVTLSGSAGRTACQALVQRGLLRRLQCQNDAARADFERAAALGSEFARQQVVALNPYAALCNKMLSEVINKLRNPDVSEMQ; from the exons ATGGCCTCGGCACATGACAGAGCCGTACTCCAAGCCATATTCAACCCCACCTCCCCCTTTGGAGACGTTCCCGGCCTTGACCTAGAGGAGGAATTAATTGATGACG ACAGTGGCTTTGACACAGAGTTGCTGAAGCAAGTGAGGgagctggaggtgcggggcgtcTCGGCAGCCGAGGCTGGGGATTTGCAAGGCGCTCTTCAGCTGTTCAGCCAGGCAATCCACATCCTGCCCGAGCGAGCCTCGGCCTATAACAACCGGGCGCAGGCCCTGCGGCTGCTGGGGGACACAGCAG GAGCCCTGGCGGATCTGGACCGAGCCGTCACTCTGAGTGGCAGCGCCGGACGAACTGCCTGCCAGGCGCTGGTGCAAAGAGGCCTTTTACGCCGATTACAGTGCCAGAATGATGCGGCCCGGGCGGATTTCGAGAGAGCGGCTGCACTCGGAAGTGAGTTTGCTCGACAGCAGGTTGTGGCTCTTAATCCCTACGCTGCCCTGTGCAACAAAATGTTATCAGAAGTGATCAACAAGCTACGCAACCCCGACGTCTCTGAGATGCAGTAG